The following proteins are encoded in a genomic region of Primulina huaijiensis isolate GDHJ02 chromosome 3, ASM1229523v2, whole genome shotgun sequence:
- the LOC140973812 gene encoding DEAD-box ATP-dependent RNA helicase 7-like has protein sequence MPSVVAAESPSSDKKLKMKNVEACSVEEDYVEKNGKKEKKSSKKTKLTSKPDTDYSNSNTHLKKSKETKRKALKIDDDDDEEERSETSMEIGEPMNDLGKKKKRMKLNEEEEDENPNAVSNFRISKPLRDALKVKGIESLFPIQAMTFDTVLDGSDLVGRARTGQGKTLAFVLPILESLTNGPAKASRKTGYGRTPSVLVLLPTRELATQVFSDFEAYGGALGLNSCCLYGGSPYQPQHIQLKRGVDIVVGTPGRIKDHIERGNIDLRALKFRVLDEADEMLRMGFVEDVELILGKVEDASKVQTLLFSATLPAWVKQIAAKFLKPDKKTADLVGNEKMKASTSVRHIVLPCSSSARSQLIPDIIRCYSSGGRTIIFTETKDSASTLAGLLPGARALHGDIQQATREVTLSGFRSGKFSTLVATNVAARGLDIDDVQLIIQCEPPRDVEAYIHRSGRTGRAGKSGVAVMLYDPRKSNFSRIERESGVKFEHISAPQPADIAKAAGLEAAEKITEISDSVIPVFKAVAEELLNSSDLSPAELLAKALAKAAGYTEIKSRSLLTSMENFVTIFVESGRPIHSPSYVYGILRRFLPEEKVESIKGLSLTADGTGAVFDVAAEDLDTFIAGQESAAGVNLEVVKLLPSLQQREPARGGRFGGGGRGGFSDRQNGRFSFGRGGKGGFADWRGRGGGGRGRGNAGHKW, from the exons AGCTGAagatgaaaaatgttgaagctTGCTCCGTTGAGGAGGATTATGTGGAGAAAAATGGCAAGAAAGAGAAAAAGTCGAGCAAAAAGACTAAACTAACCTCTAAGCCTGATACAGACTATTCGAATTCCAATACCCATTTGAAAAAGAGCAAAGAGACTAAGCGAAAGGCATTGAAAATTgacgatgatgatgatgaggagGAGAGGAGCGAAACTAGTATGGAGATTGGCGAGCCGATGAATGATCTaggaaagaagaaaaagagGATGAAATTGAACGAGGAGGAGGAGGATGAGAACCCCAATGCGGTGTCTAATTTCCGGATATCGAAGCCGTTGAGGGACGCTTTGAAGGTGAAAGGGATCGAATCGCTGTTTCCTATTCAGGCGATGACGTTCGATACTGTTCTGGATGGTTCGGATTTGGTTGGAAGGGCGCGCACTGGTCAG GGGAAAACATTGGCATTCGTGTTACCCATATTGGAATCATTGACAAATGGACCCGCAAAAGCATCCCGAAAAACTGGATATGGAAGGACACCTAGTGTTCTTGTGCTTTTACCCACTAGAGAATTGGCCACACAG GTGTTTTCTGACTTTGAAGCCTATGGTGGAGCATTAGGGTTGAATTCATGTTGCCTGTATGGGGGTTCTCCCTACCAGCCGCAACATATTCAATTGAAAAGAGGTGTTGATATTGTTGTTGGTACTCCTGGTCGTATCaag GATCACATAGAGAGGGGAAATATTGATCTTAGGGCACTAAAGTTCCGAGTACTTGATGAGGCTGATGAAATGTTGAGGATGGGTTTTGTTGAAGATGTTGAACTTATTCTAG GCAAGGTAGAAGATGCAAGTAAAGTCCAAACTCTCCTTTTTAGTGCCACTCTACCAGCCTGGGTGAAGCAA ATTGCAGCTAAATTTTTAAAACCTGATAAAAAGACAGCTGACCTTGTTGGAAATGAGAAAATGAAGGCTAGCACCAGTGTGAGGCATATTGTTCTTCCTTGCTCTAGTTCTGCTAGATCCCAGCTTATTCCTGATATCATTCGCTGCTACAGCAG TGGAGGCCGCACTATTATTTTCACTGAGACTAAGGACTCTGCTTCTACACTAGCTGGATTACTGCCTGGAGCACGAGCTTTGCATGGGGATATACAGCAGGCAACACGGGAA GTTACCCTTTCTGGATTTCggtctggaaaattttcaacaCTCGTAGCTACCAATGTCGCTGCACGTGGATTAGATATTGATGATGTTCAGTTAATAATTCAG TGTGAGCCTCCTCGTGATGTAGAGGCGTACATTCATCGATCTGGAAGAACAGGCAGAGCAG GCAAAAGTGGTGTTGCTGTGATGCTTTATGATCCAAGGAAATCGAACTTTTCAAGGATTGAAAGAGAATCAGGTGTGAAATTTGAACACATATCTGCTCCACAACCAGCCGATATAGCTAAAGCTGCTGGTTTGGAAGCTGCAGAAAAGATCACCGAGATCTCTGATAG TGTCATTCCGGTGTTCAAGGCTGTGGCTGAAGAGCTGCTGAACTCGTCTGATTTATCACCAGCAGAATTACTCGCAAAAGCTCTGGCCAAGGCTGCT GGCTATACCGAGATCAAGAGCAGATCACTTCTCACTTCTATGGAAAACTTTGTGACAATTTTCGTCGAAAGTGGAAGACCTATTCACTCACCATC CTATGTTTATGGGATTCTACGAAGATTTTTACCTGAAGAAAAAGTTGAGTCAATCAAGGGACTTTCTTTAACAGCTGATGGGACAGGGGCAGTTTTTGATGTGGCTGCCGAAGATCTGGACACATTCATTGCTG GCCAGGAAAGTGCTGCTGGGGTGAACTTGGAGGTGGTAAAATTATTACCTAGTTTACAACAAAGAGAGCCGGCTAGAGGTGGAAGATTTGGTGGTGGTGGACGTGGTGGTTTCTCAGACAGGCAAAATGGTAGATTTTCTTTTGGAAGAGGAGGTAAAGGAGGGTTTGCCGATTGGCGAGGCCGTGGTGGAGGAGGTAGAGGTCGTGGCAATGCCGGCCACAAATGGTGA
- the LOC140973811 gene encoding mitochondrial metalloendopeptidase OMA1 has product MEWYRRSSRLIYDALHSFNSKISVPRNPNKEALSRTHFSTSCIRPTSRNSSICGFSQPLFRNSALPNLLQQRQCKSPFLNGAKRFYYVDRNQIYHFKPRGYKRWSQFSPRNVLIVVLVGSGVVITIYFGNLETVPYTKRTHFVLLSRSLEKELGENQFKQVKNQFKGRILPPLHPDSIRIQRISQDIIEALERGFKKEEVWSDVRYSPESVIQPSEANTHETVRALSDKIGEEEIWQSEHKWDKEDEILDDQWVQKSRKKGQEKGVKSETGHLEGLKWEVIVVNEPMINAFCIPGGKIVVFTGLLNHFRADAEIATIIGHEVSHAIARHSAEQISKNLWLTILQLILYQFFIPDFVNTMSNLFLRLPFSRRMEMEADYIGLLLIASAGYDPRVAPQVYEKLGRIVGDSKLQDYLATHPSGKKRALTLAQAKVMEEAFNIYREVQSGRGVEGFL; this is encoded by the exons ATGGAATGGTATAGAAGATCGTCGAGATTGATATATGATGCTTTGCATAGCTTTAATTCGAAGATTTCTGTACCCAGAAACCCCAATAAGGAAGCTCTCTCGAGAACCCATTTTTCCACCTCTTGTATCAGACCCACTTCTCGGAATTCAAGTATTTGTGGATTTTCTCAACCACTTTTCAGAAACTCTGCTTTACCAAATTTGCTTCAACAACGTCAGTGCAAGAGTCCTTTCCTTAATGGGGCAAAACGATTTTACTATGTAGATAGGAACCAAATTTACCACTTCAAACCCAGGGGATATAAGCGTTGGTCTCAGTTCTCTccaagaaatgttttgattgtggTTTTGGTTGGCTCCGGGGTTGTTATCACCATATACTTTGGGAATTTGGAGACTGTACCTTACACAAAAAGAACCCATTTTGTGCTTTTGTCTAGAAGTCTAGAGAAAGAGCTGGGTGAGAATCAGTTTAAGCAGGTAAAGAATCAGTTCAAGGGTAGAATCTTGCCTCCCCTTCATCCGGATAGCATTAGGATTCAAAGAATATCCCAAGATATTATCGAGGCTTTGGAGAGAGGATTCAAGAAAGAAGAGGTGTGGAGTGATGTTCGATACTCTCCTGAAAGTGTGATTCAGCCTAGTGAGGCTAATACACACGAGACAGTCAGGGCATTGAGTGATAAGATTGGCGAAGAGGAGATATGGCAAAGTGAACATAAGTGGGATAAGGAAGATGAGATTCTTGATGATCAGTGGGTTCAGAAGAGTAGGAAGAAGGGTCAAGAGAAGGGGGTGAAATCCGAAACAGGACATTTGGAGGGGTTAAAGTGGGAGGTTATTGTGGTTAATGAGCCTATGATTAATGCTTTCTGTATACCTGGTGGTAAGATTGTTGTTTTTACTGGATTACTCAACCATTTCAGAGCTGATGCTGAGATAGCTACTATTATTGGGCATGAG GTTAGTCATGCTATTGCAAGGCATTCGGCTGAACAGATATCCAAAAACCTCTGGTTGACAATATTACAGTTGATTCTTTATCAGTTTTTCATACCTGACTTTGTGAACACAATGTCGAATCTGTTCCTCAGGCTTCCTTTCTCTAGAAG AATGGAAATGGAGGCCGATTATATTGGACTGCTGCTGATCGCATCAGCTGGATACGATCCACGTGTGGCTCCCCAAGTCTACGAGAAGTTGGGAAGAATAGTGGGCGATTCAAAATTACAAGATTATCTTGCTACTCATCCTTCTGGCAAGAAGAGAGCTCTAACATTAGCTCAGGCTAAAGTTATGGAAGAAGCATTCAACATCTATCGTGAGGTGCAGTCTGGGCGAGGGGTTGAGGGTTTTCTTTAG